One region of Sphingomonas kaistensis genomic DNA includes:
- a CDS encoding arginase family protein, producing MTSAWPNLSDLLLATDAAAPIGLVGAPLGAGSVTPGRCDLAPARLRAVMKRIGLYDIDTGRELGSAIADHGDAAIGDLDIEAATGPIRSAVKDAVRRHSLTVLIGGNNAVTRPGVLGMAEALGLPLDKVGLITLDAHFDMRGLENGLSNGNPVRALIEDGLPGRNIVQIGLAPWANSREMHEFAQGEGAATVSLGNFHGMGVTWTVDHAFECLEHVEAILLDCDIDVIDRSQFPGAPGARAGGMSVHDFFKAVRLFAAHRKVRAIDLTEWDPPLDQTDLSALTAGRWLAEVVAGFESRA from the coding sequence ATGACCAGCGCATGGCCCAATCTCTCCGACCTCTTGCTTGCCACCGATGCGGCGGCCCCGATCGGACTGGTCGGGGCGCCGCTCGGCGCGGGATCGGTCACCCCGGGCCGCTGCGACCTCGCCCCGGCGAGGCTTCGGGCGGTGATGAAGCGGATCGGGCTGTACGACATCGACACCGGTCGCGAGCTCGGCTCCGCAATCGCCGACCATGGCGATGCTGCGATCGGCGACCTCGATATCGAGGCGGCGACCGGGCCGATCCGGTCGGCCGTGAAGGATGCGGTCCGGCGCCATTCGCTGACTGTGCTGATCGGTGGCAATAATGCCGTCACCCGCCCGGGGGTGCTGGGCATGGCGGAGGCGCTCGGGCTCCCGCTCGACAAGGTCGGTCTGATCACGCTCGATGCCCATTTCGACATGCGCGGGCTTGAGAACGGCTTGTCGAACGGCAATCCGGTCCGGGCGCTGATCGAGGACGGCCTGCCCGGACGCAACATTGTGCAGATCGGGCTGGCGCCTTGGGCGAACAGCCGCGAGATGCACGAATTCGCCCAGGGCGAGGGCGCCGCCACGGTGAGCCTTGGCAATTTCCACGGCATGGGCGTGACGTGGACCGTCGATCACGCCTTCGAGTGCCTCGAGCATGTCGAGGCGATCCTGCTCGACTGCGATATCGACGTCATCGACCGAAGCCAGTTCCCGGGGGCCCCGGGGGCGCGGGCAGGCGGCATGAGCGTCCATGACTTCTTCAAGGCCGTTCGCCTGTTCGCCGCGCATCGTAAGGTCCGCGCGATCGACCTCACCGAATGGGACCCGCCGCTCGACCAGACCGACCTCAGCGCGCTGACCGCCGGACGCTGGCTGGCGGAGGTCGTCGCCGGCTTCGAATCCCGCGCCTAG
- a CDS encoding response regulator has product MLDSAKAFFSGDYAPHGYCLLWQPELIWTHVVSDALIAASYFSIPVALVTFVRKRPDIEFGKMFWLFALFIMSCGLTHIMGIWNLWNGDYAAEATIKAITAIASVPTAILLWPLLPKALAIPSPSMLQKKNDELAAALAERDAALEQLRGEVAQRERAEAALVQANKMEAVGQLTGGIAHDFNNLLQAISGNLELIKLAPDNKDKVLRWAANAALASERGAKLTGQLLTFSRRQRLEATDIDVGKLLRDMSGLLRNSVGPTVDLQVDVGPDLGTVRSDATQLELAIINLAINGRDAMPSGGRLLVRAEVDAADRVAVRIVDQGVGMTPDIVARALEPFFTTKGPGRGTGLGLSMAYGVARAAGGDLRIDSEPGEGTAVTLLLPRTPAAEAAAPAVRGGGQSASPGRKVNVLLVDDDPEVRQAVADMLRADGHRVTEAENGPQALLELERMTPDLALFDYAMPGMNGAQLAARVLEQHPDLKLLFLTGYADSDAIDKAVNGRARILKKPISAAALSASLDELLS; this is encoded by the coding sequence ATGCTCGACTCCGCCAAGGCTTTCTTCTCCGGCGACTATGCGCCGCACGGTTATTGCCTGCTGTGGCAGCCCGAGCTGATCTGGACCCATGTCGTGTCGGACGCCCTGATCGCGGCGTCCTATTTCTCGATCCCGGTGGCGCTGGTCACCTTTGTCCGCAAGCGGCCCGACATCGAATTCGGCAAGATGTTCTGGCTGTTCGCCCTGTTCATCATGTCGTGCGGCCTGACTCACATCATGGGGATCTGGAACCTCTGGAACGGCGATTATGCCGCCGAAGCGACGATCAAGGCGATCACCGCAATCGCCAGCGTACCCACCGCCATCCTGTTGTGGCCTTTGCTGCCAAAGGCCCTGGCAATCCCCAGCCCCTCGATGCTCCAGAAGAAGAATGACGAGCTTGCCGCCGCGCTAGCCGAACGTGACGCCGCGCTGGAGCAATTGCGCGGCGAAGTGGCGCAGCGCGAACGGGCCGAGGCTGCGCTGGTGCAGGCCAACAAAATGGAAGCGGTCGGCCAGTTGACGGGCGGCATCGCGCATGACTTCAACAATCTGTTGCAGGCGATTTCGGGCAACCTCGAACTGATCAAGCTCGCGCCCGACAACAAGGACAAGGTCCTGCGCTGGGCCGCCAATGCCGCGCTTGCCAGCGAGCGCGGAGCCAAGCTCACCGGCCAGTTGCTGACCTTCTCGCGTCGCCAGCGGCTGGAGGCGACCGACATCGATGTCGGCAAGCTGCTCCGGGACATGTCCGGCCTGCTCCGCAACTCGGTTGGCCCGACCGTCGACCTACAGGTCGATGTCGGGCCGGATCTCGGCACCGTCCGATCCGATGCGACCCAGCTGGAGCTTGCCATCATCAATCTCGCCATCAACGGCCGTGACGCCATGCCGTCGGGCGGCCGCTTGCTCGTCCGGGCAGAGGTCGATGCGGCGGACCGCGTCGCGGTTCGGATCGTCGATCAGGGTGTCGGCATGACCCCCGACATCGTGGCGCGCGCGCTCGAGCCTTTCTTCACCACCAAGGGGCCGGGGCGCGGTACCGGGCTCGGCCTTTCGATGGCCTATGGCGTCGCGCGCGCTGCCGGCGGCGACCTGCGCATCGACAGCGAGCCGGGCGAGGGGACGGCAGTGACCCTGCTCCTCCCGCGCACCCCCGCCGCCGAGGCTGCGGCTCCGGCGGTGCGAGGGGGCGGGCAATCGGCCTCGCCGGGGCGCAAGGTCAACGTGCTGCTGGTCGACGACGATCCGGAGGTTCGCCAGGCGGTGGCCGACATGCTTCGCGCGGATGGTCACCGGGTGACCGAGGCCGAGAATGGGCCGCAGGCGCTGCTCGAGCTCGAACGCATGACCCCGGATCTGGCGCTGTTCGATTACGCCATGCCCGGGATGAACGGCGCGCAGCTTGCCGCCCGGGTGCTGGAGCAGCACCCCGACCTCAAACTGCTGTTCCTGACGGGCTATGCCGACAGCGACGCGATCGACAAGGCGGTGAATGGCCGCGCCCGGATCCTCAAGAAGCCGATCAGCGCCGCGGCCCTGTCGGCCTCGCTTGACGAGCTGTTGAGCTAG
- a CDS encoding ATP-dependent DNA ligase has translation MTAPATMEALLVDELPAGSEWRYEPKWDGFRCLALRTGGEVALWSRSGKPLGRYFPEIETLIAGLPAGDLALDGELVIETADGLSFDALSQRLHPAESRVRKLAAERPALFIAFDLLGWGKQQLEQTPLAERRQWLERLVQKAKAPSLLLSPQTGDIAQARDWLKRSGGALDGVIAKRSDEPYRAGERAMLKIKHHRSADCVVGGYRSAASGGGVASLLLGLYGDEGLLHHVGFCSSFKAAERREWAAELAPLGGGEGFTGNRPDKPSRWSRERTAEWVPLRPELVVEVLYDQVTNGRFRHGTRLLRRRPDKRPDQCRCEQLSHPLTPAGLADLLRNG, from the coding sequence ATGACCGCGCCCGCGACGATGGAAGCGCTGCTGGTCGACGAGCTGCCGGCTGGATCCGAGTGGCGTTACGAGCCCAAATGGGACGGCTTCCGCTGCCTTGCGCTGCGGACCGGGGGCGAGGTCGCCTTGTGGTCCCGCTCGGGAAAGCCGCTCGGGCGCTACTTCCCCGAAATCGAAACGCTGATCGCGGGATTGCCTGCGGGCGACCTGGCGCTGGACGGCGAACTAGTGATCGAAACCGCGGACGGCCTCAGCTTCGACGCCTTGTCGCAGCGCCTTCATCCGGCCGAGAGCCGAGTCCGCAAGCTCGCCGCCGAGAGGCCGGCCTTGTTCATCGCGTTCGATCTCCTGGGCTGGGGCAAGCAGCAACTGGAGCAAACACCGCTGGCGGAACGTCGCCAGTGGCTCGAGCGGCTCGTACAAAAGGCGAAGGCGCCGTCGCTCCTCCTGTCACCGCAAACCGGCGACATCGCGCAGGCCCGTGACTGGCTGAAACGGAGCGGCGGAGCGCTCGACGGCGTCATCGCCAAGCGCAGTGACGAACCCTATCGCGCGGGTGAACGCGCGATGCTGAAGATCAAGCACCATCGCAGCGCTGATTGCGTCGTCGGCGGCTACCGCAGCGCTGCCAGCGGCGGGGGCGTCGCTTCGCTTCTGCTCGGCCTCTACGGCGACGAGGGGCTGCTTCATCATGTCGGCTTCTGTTCCAGCTTCAAGGCGGCCGAGCGGCGAGAGTGGGCGGCCGAGCTCGCTCCGCTGGGTGGCGGAGAGGGCTTCACCGGCAACCGGCCGGACAAGCCCAGCCGCTGGTCGCGTGAACGGACGGCGGAGTGGGTCCCCTTGCGCCCGGAACTGGTGGTGGAAGTCCTCTACGATCAGGTCACCAATGGCCGCTTTCGCCACGGTACCAGGCTGCTGAGGAGACGACCCGACAAGCGCCCCGACCAGTGCCGCTGCGAGCAGCTCAGCCATCCCCTGACTCCCGCTGGCCTGGCCGACCTGCTCCGGAACGGCTGA
- the xth gene encoding exodeoxyribonuclease III, with translation MRIATYNVNGVNGRLPVLLEWLEATQPDVVCLQELKAPDEKFPLKALEEAGYGAIWHGQKSWNGVAIMARGCTPVETRRGLPDDPDPTQSRYLEAAVNGVLIGCLYLPNGNPRPGPKFDYKLRWIAAFEALAAEVLPLDQPVVLAGDYNIIPTERDVYKPERWTEDALFVQDVRDAFERLTNAGWTDALRRLHPDEQVFTFWDYFRNAFARDAGLRIDHLLLNAAAAGRLKAAGVDKSVRALPKTSDHAPAWIAFE, from the coding sequence GTGCGGATCGCGACCTACAATGTGAACGGCGTCAACGGACGGCTGCCGGTGCTGCTCGAATGGCTCGAGGCGACCCAGCCGGATGTCGTCTGCCTGCAGGAACTCAAGGCGCCGGACGAGAAGTTCCCGCTCAAGGCGCTGGAGGAGGCCGGCTACGGGGCGATCTGGCATGGGCAGAAAAGCTGGAACGGCGTCGCCATCATGGCCCGCGGCTGCACCCCGGTGGAGACGCGCCGAGGGCTTCCGGACGACCCCGATCCCACGCAAAGCCGGTATCTGGAGGCCGCGGTCAACGGGGTCCTGATCGGCTGCCTGTATCTCCCGAACGGCAATCCCCGGCCCGGTCCCAAGTTTGACTACAAGCTCCGGTGGATCGCCGCGTTCGAGGCGCTTGCCGCCGAAGTCCTTCCGCTCGACCAGCCGGTCGTGCTGGCCGGCGACTATAATATCATTCCGACTGAGCGCGACGTCTACAAGCCCGAGCGCTGGACCGAGGACGCGCTGTTCGTGCAGGACGTGCGGGACGCGTTCGAACGCCTCACGAACGCCGGCTGGACGGACGCCCTGCGCCGCCTCCACCCCGACGAGCAGGTGTTCACCTTTTGGGATTACTTTCGCAACGCGTTCGCGCGGGACGCCGGGCTGCGGATCGACCACCTGCTCCTGAACGCCGCCGCCGCCGGGCGCCTCAAGGCGGCGGGGGTCGACAAATCGGTCCGCGCCTTGCCCAAGACCAGTGACCATGCACCGGCGTGGATCGCATTCGAATGA
- a CDS encoding MFS transporter, producing MSPLQTADTAIDTSAETSIQDQLSSKARPKAILGGATGNLVEWYDWYAYAAFTLYFAPHFFPSADPTAQLLGAAAVFAVGFFMRPLGAWMMGIYADRRGRKSGLALSVTLMCAGSLLIAVAPTYESVGLFAPAVLLVARLLQGLSVGGEYGASATYLSEMAGKKRRGFFSSFQYVTLIGGQLVAIGVLLLLQAVMSESDLEAWGWRIPFAIGAVLAVVVFWIRRGLAETESFKNAQQNSDVPRSGALALFRHHPREAMTVMLLTAGGTLAFYAYSIYMQKFLVNTSGFSRETASQINGATLFIFMLLQPLAGALSDRIGRKPLLIGFGLAGMLCTYPLFSKLETTRDPLTAFLLVMGGLVIVTGYTSINAVVKAELFPAHIRALGVALPYALANTVFGGTAEYVALRFKDAGWERGFYWYVTAMIAVSLIVYIRMKDTRDSSAIVED from the coding sequence ATGTCCCCTTTGCAAACGGCCGACACGGCGATCGACACTTCCGCTGAGACGAGCATCCAGGACCAGTTGTCGTCGAAGGCGCGCCCCAAGGCGATCCTCGGCGGGGCGACCGGCAACCTTGTCGAATGGTACGACTGGTATGCCTACGCGGCCTTCACGCTCTACTTTGCGCCGCATTTCTTCCCCTCGGCGGATCCGACGGCGCAGCTGCTTGGCGCCGCCGCTGTCTTCGCCGTCGGCTTCTTCATGCGGCCGCTGGGTGCCTGGATGATGGGCATCTATGCCGACCGCAGGGGGCGCAAGAGCGGCCTCGCCTTGTCGGTCACCCTCATGTGCGCGGGCTCGTTGCTGATTGCGGTCGCGCCGACCTACGAAAGCGTCGGACTCTTTGCGCCGGCGGTGCTGCTGGTCGCCCGGCTGCTGCAGGGCCTCTCGGTCGGCGGCGAATATGGCGCCAGCGCGACCTACCTGTCGGAGATGGCGGGCAAGAAGCGGCGCGGCTTCTTCTCCTCGTTCCAGTACGTCACCCTGATCGGCGGGCAGCTGGTCGCGATCGGCGTGCTCCTCCTCCTCCAGGCGGTGATGAGCGAAAGCGACCTCGAGGCCTGGGGATGGCGCATCCCGTTCGCCATCGGGGCGGTGCTGGCGGTCGTGGTGTTCTGGATCCGCCGTGGGCTCGCCGAAACCGAAAGCTTCAAGAACGCCCAGCAGAACAGCGACGTCCCCAGGTCGGGGGCATTGGCGCTGTTCCGCCATCATCCGCGCGAGGCCATGACCGTCATGCTGCTGACCGCCGGCGGCACGCTCGCCTTTTATGCCTACTCGATCTACATGCAGAAATTCCTGGTCAACACCTCGGGTTTTTCCCGTGAGACCGCGTCGCAGATCAACGGTGCGACCCTTTTCATCTTTATGCTGCTGCAGCCCCTGGCGGGGGCGCTGTCGGACCGGATCGGGCGCAAGCCGCTGCTGATCGGCTTCGGCCTCGCCGGAATGCTGTGCACCTACCCGCTGTTCTCGAAGCTCGAGACGACCCGCGATCCGCTGACCGCCTTCCTGCTTGTCATGGGCGGACTCGTCATCGTCACCGGCTACACCTCGATCAACGCGGTGGTGAAAGCCGAGCTGTTCCCAGCCCACATCCGCGCGCTCGGCGTTGCGCTGCCCTACGCGCTTGCCAACACCGTCTTTGGCGGCACGGCCGAATATGTCGCCCTGCGCTTCAAGGACGCCGGTTGGGAGCGCGGCTTCTACTGGTACGTCACCGCGATGATCGCCGTGTCGCTGATCGTCTACATCCGGATGAAGGACACCAGGGACAGCAGCGCGATCGTCGAGGATTGA